The Malus domestica chromosome 13, GDT2T_hap1 genome includes a window with the following:
- the LOC103430591 gene encoding uncharacterized protein isoform X1, with translation MASSSSTDSPSITIMVCINEALTDDELRSVLAKLESQRDKEVFGLVCKRWLHLQSTERKRLSARAGPHMLRKMAARFYRVLDLDLSQSISRSFYPGVTDSDLRVIADGFKCLRLLNLHNCKGISDAGVIFIGSGLPSLQSLDVSYCRKLTDKGLSAVAQGCPDLRGLYLAGCRFVTDGLLRALSKNCYHLEELGLQGCTNITDAGLTDLVNGCQQIKVLDINKCSNIGDSGVSSVSMACSSSLKTLKLLDCYKISDESVLSLARFCKNLETLVIGGCRDISDASIKLLAVSCKSNLKNLRMDWCLNISDSSLCCILAQCRNLEVLNIGCCEEVTDVAFQGLNGRGDTELGLKFLKVSNCPKVTVAGIAMVLDKCETLEYLDVRSCPYITKAGCEEGGLRFPERCKVNFTGSLAEPEVLLCEWTRSATAGQNL, from the exons ATGGCTTCTTCATCATCAACCGATTCCCCGTCAATAACAATAATGGTATGTATCAACGAGGCGTTGACGGACGACGAGCTCCGGTCGGTGCTAGCGAAGCTGGAGAGCCAGAGGGACAAGGAGGTGTTCGGGTTGGTCTGCAAGCGGTGGCTTCACTTGCAGAGCACGGAGAGGAAGAGGCTCTCCGCACGTGCGGGGCCTCACATGCTTCGCAAAATGGCTGCCAGGTTCTACAGGGTCCTGGACCTCGACCTCTCTCAGTCCATTTCCAGGTCCTTCTATCCCGGTGTCACCGACTCTGATCTGCGTGTTATTGCTGATGGGTTTAAGTGCTTGAGACTCCTCAATCTGCACAACTGCAAag GAATTTCAGATGCCGGTGTCATTTTCATTGGCTCTGGTCTTCCATCACTACAGTCCCTAGATGTGTCATATTGCAGAAAGTTAACAGACAAAGGATTATCAGCTGTTGCCCAGGGCTGCCCAGACCTTCGGGGCCTTTATCTTGCTGGCTGCAGATTTGTTACTGATGGGTTATTGCGAGCCCTTTCAAAGAATTGTTACCATTTGGAAGAGTTGGGGCTCCAAGGTTGCACCAACATAACTGACGCTGGACTTACTGATCTTGTAAATGGATGCCAACAGATCAAAGTTTTAGATATCAACAAATGCAGCAATATTGGAGATAGTGGAGTTTCCAGTGTCTCCATGGCATGCTCATCTTCTCTGAAGACGCTGAAGTTGTTGGATTGCTACAAAATCAGTGACGAGTCTGTATTGTCGTTGGCCAGATTCTGCAAAAATCTTGAAACTCTAGTCATTGGTGGCTGCCGGGACATTTCAGATGCATCTATAAAATTGCTGGCTGTTTCTTGTAAGAGTAATCTCAAGAACCTACGGATGGATTGGTGTTTAAATATCTCAGACTCTTCATTGTGCTGTATCCTTGCTCAGTGCAGAAACTTGGAGGTTCTCAACATTGGGTGCTGTGAGGAGGTGACCGATGTCGCCTTTCAGGGTTTAAATGGTCGAGGTGACACTGAGTTGGGTTTGAAGTTTTTAAAGGTGAGTAATTGCCCAAAAGTAACGGTGGCAGGTATAGCCATGGTTTTGGACAAATGTGAGACTTTGGAATATCTGGATGTAAGGTCGTGCCCATACATTACAAAGGCAGGTTGTGAAGAAGGGGGATTGCGGTTTCCTGAACGTTGTAAAGTGAACTTCACAGGGAGTTTAGCTGAGCCTGAGGTGTTACTTTGTGAGTGGACACGGTCAGCCACAGCAGGTCAAAATTTGTGA
- the LOC103430591 gene encoding uncharacterized protein isoform X2 — MASSSSTDSPSITIMVCINEALTDDELRSVLAKLESQRDKEVFGLVCKRWLHLQSTERKRLSARAGPHMLRKMAARFYRVLDLDLSQSISRSFYPGVTDSDLRVIADGFKCLRLLNLHNCKDAGVIFIGSGLPSLQSLDVSYCRKLTDKGLSAVAQGCPDLRGLYLAGCRFVTDGLLRALSKNCYHLEELGLQGCTNITDAGLTDLVNGCQQIKVLDINKCSNIGDSGVSSVSMACSSSLKTLKLLDCYKISDESVLSLARFCKNLETLVIGGCRDISDASIKLLAVSCKSNLKNLRMDWCLNISDSSLCCILAQCRNLEVLNIGCCEEVTDVAFQGLNGRGDTELGLKFLKVSNCPKVTVAGIAMVLDKCETLEYLDVRSCPYITKAGCEEGGLRFPERCKVNFTGSLAEPEVLLCEWTRSATAGQNL, encoded by the exons ATGGCTTCTTCATCATCAACCGATTCCCCGTCAATAACAATAATGGTATGTATCAACGAGGCGTTGACGGACGACGAGCTCCGGTCGGTGCTAGCGAAGCTGGAGAGCCAGAGGGACAAGGAGGTGTTCGGGTTGGTCTGCAAGCGGTGGCTTCACTTGCAGAGCACGGAGAGGAAGAGGCTCTCCGCACGTGCGGGGCCTCACATGCTTCGCAAAATGGCTGCCAGGTTCTACAGGGTCCTGGACCTCGACCTCTCTCAGTCCATTTCCAGGTCCTTCTATCCCGGTGTCACCGACTCTGATCTGCGTGTTATTGCTGATGGGTTTAAGTGCTTGAGACTCCTCAATCTGCACAACTGCAAag ATGCCGGTGTCATTTTCATTGGCTCTGGTCTTCCATCACTACAGTCCCTAGATGTGTCATATTGCAGAAAGTTAACAGACAAAGGATTATCAGCTGTTGCCCAGGGCTGCCCAGACCTTCGGGGCCTTTATCTTGCTGGCTGCAGATTTGTTACTGATGGGTTATTGCGAGCCCTTTCAAAGAATTGTTACCATTTGGAAGAGTTGGGGCTCCAAGGTTGCACCAACATAACTGACGCTGGACTTACTGATCTTGTAAATGGATGCCAACAGATCAAAGTTTTAGATATCAACAAATGCAGCAATATTGGAGATAGTGGAGTTTCCAGTGTCTCCATGGCATGCTCATCTTCTCTGAAGACGCTGAAGTTGTTGGATTGCTACAAAATCAGTGACGAGTCTGTATTGTCGTTGGCCAGATTCTGCAAAAATCTTGAAACTCTAGTCATTGGTGGCTGCCGGGACATTTCAGATGCATCTATAAAATTGCTGGCTGTTTCTTGTAAGAGTAATCTCAAGAACCTACGGATGGATTGGTGTTTAAATATCTCAGACTCTTCATTGTGCTGTATCCTTGCTCAGTGCAGAAACTTGGAGGTTCTCAACATTGGGTGCTGTGAGGAGGTGACCGATGTCGCCTTTCAGGGTTTAAATGGTCGAGGTGACACTGAGTTGGGTTTGAAGTTTTTAAAGGTGAGTAATTGCCCAAAAGTAACGGTGGCAGGTATAGCCATGGTTTTGGACAAATGTGAGACTTTGGAATATCTGGATGTAAGGTCGTGCCCATACATTACAAAGGCAGGTTGTGAAGAAGGGGGATTGCGGTTTCCTGAACGTTGTAAAGTGAACTTCACAGGGAGTTTAGCTGAGCCTGAGGTGTTACTTTGTGAGTGGACACGGTCAGCCACAGCAGGTCAAAATTTGTGA
- the LOC103430590 gene encoding uncharacterized protein produces the protein MASLSGMVQRPLVAAAAVAVASVSADISDKLPSYRSNDACSTSGLSHITSLQDWNSSWVSHISVSKLANLSFVSRIPVPVPNINFPIPNTGCNFVPKQLYSSVASSPLLLNLYQSADLVKARKPASYNHDISSTSPSEVSYRWHLPEPNAIDVSGGSDCSSAKFRTVVVLLGWLGAKQKHLKKYAEWYTSRGYHAITFTLPMSDILKYQPGGKVEEHIDSLVSHLADWLEEEHGKNMVFHTFSNTGWLTYGVILEQFQKHDPSLMGRIRGCVVDSAPVAAPDPQVWASGFSAAFLKKRSVAAKGTMDSNESGMDALVGSNNEVVAPKPAVTEAALLVVLEKFFGVVLKFPTVNRRLSDVLSLLSARQPSCPQLYIYSSADRVIPAGSVESFIKEQKRAGHEVRACNFVSTPHVDHFRNDPKLYTCELTGFLEDCVLPCCKQSH, from the exons ATGGCTTCCTTGTCTGGAATGGTTCAACGACCTCTCGTTGCGGCTGCTGCCGTTGCTGTTGCCTCGGTTTCTGCTGACATCTCTGATAAATTGCCGTCTTACCGATCCAATGACGCTTGTTCTACGTCGGGTTTATCACACATCACCTCCTTGCAAGATTGGAACTCATCCTGGGTTTCACATATTTCGGTTTCTAAGCTCGCAAACTTGTCCTTTGTCTCTAGAATTCCAGTACCTGTGCCCAACATTAACTTCCCAATTCCTAACACGGGCTGCAATTTTGTTCCCAAGCAGCTATATTCATCGGTTGCATCTTCACCTCTTCTTCTTAATCTGTATCAGTCCGCAGACCTGGTTAAAGCACGAAAGCCAGCTTCGTATAACCATGATATATCATCTACCTCCCCATCTGAGGTCTCGTACAGATGGCATTTACCTGAACCGAATGCCATAGATGTTTCAGGCGGTTCTGATTGCTCATCAGCAAAGTTCAGGACTGTGGTGGTTTTGCTAGGATGGTTGGGAGCAAAGCAAAAACATCTCAAGAAGTATGCCGAGTGGTATACTTCCAGGGGATATCATGCTATTACATTTACTTTGCCCATGTCTGACATTCTCAAATACCAACCTGGCGGGAAAGTTGAAGAGCACATCGACTCGCTTGTGAGCCATTTGGCTGATTGGTTAGAAGAGGAACATGGAAAGAACATGGTGTTCCATACTTTTAGCAATACTGGATGGTTAAC GTATGGGGTAATTTTGGAGCAGTTCCAGAAGCACGATCCTTCTCTAATGGGCAGGATTCGGGGCTGCGTTGTGGATTCTGCACCTGTTGCAGCACCTGACCCCCAG GTCTGGGCTTCTGGTTTCTCTGCAGCCTTTCTGAAAAAGCGTAGTGTAGCAGCAAAAGGAACAATGGACTCAAATGAGTCAGGGATGGATGCTTTGGTTGGCAGCAATAATGAAGTAGTGGCACCCAAACCTGCAGTAACCGAAGCAGCATTGCTAGTagtcttggagaagttctttggGGTGGTTTTGAAATTTCCTACAGTGAACAG GAGGCTTTCTGATGTGTTAAGCCTATTGTCAGCGCGCCAACCAAGTTGTCCGCAATTGTATATCTACAGCTCTGCAGACAGGGTGATTCCTGCAGGGTCAGTGGAATCATTCATAAAGGAGCAAAAGAGGGCGGGACATGAGGTTAGGGCTTGCAACTTTGTGTCGACGCCACACGTTGATCATTTCAGAAACGACCCAAAACTGTACACTTGTGAGCTAACCGGGTTTCTGGAGGACTGCGTGCTTCCTTGTTGCAAACAGTCGCATTGA